In Molothrus ater isolate BHLD 08-10-18 breed brown headed cowbird chromosome 22, BPBGC_Mater_1.1, whole genome shotgun sequence, the following are encoded in one genomic region:
- the DDX25 gene encoding ATP-dependent RNA helicase DDX25 isoform X3: MELLPFPVPLAELSLMNKLIHTSLVESQQHVEILQRDPSSPLFSIKTFEELPLKKELLQGVYMMGFNRPSKIQEQALPLMLAYPPQNLIAQSQSGTGKTAAFVLAMLSRASASEKYPQCLCLAPTYELALQIGQVVRTIGKFCTDIKVNYAVRGNRVLKGTVLEEQIIIGTPGTTLDWCFKQRILDLTKISLFVLDEADIMIDTQGLSCQSIRIHRALPKSCQVLLFSATYKEPVRAFAQRIIPDPIVIKLREEELTLSNIRQYFMVCQSSDEQYKALCNLYGSFTIGQVMVFCQTRRLADWLSGKMSRDGHQVAILTAELTVVQRANVIQRFREGKEKVLIATNVCARGIDVQQVTTVVNFGLPMDQDGEPDFETYLHRIGRAGRFGHRGIAFSVVQRETVRLVHKIEEYFQTTIKQLDPYDMDELEKLAAE; this comes from the exons atggaattgctgcctttcccagtgccGCTGGCTGAGCTGTCACTGATGAACAAGTTGATCCACACGTCCCTGGTGGAGTCCCAGCAGCACGTGGAGATCCTGCAGCGAGACCCCAGCTCCCCACTCTTTTCCATCAAGACCTTtgaggagctgcccct GAAGAAGGAGCTCTTGCAGGGGGTTTATATGATGGGCTTCAACAGACCATCCAAAATCCAGGAGCAGGCTCTGCCCCTCATGCTGGCTTACCC GCCCCAAAATCTGATTGCCCAGAGCCagtcagggacagggaaaacagcagcttttgtCTTGGCCATGTTGAGCAGAGCCAGTGCCAGCGAGAAATATCCGCAG tGCCTCTGCCTGGCTCCCACCTACGAGCTGGCTCTGCAGATCGGGCAGGTGGTGCGCACCATTGGGAAGTTCTGCACGGACATCAAGGTGAACTACGCTGTCCGGGGAAACCGAG TTCTGAAGGGCacagtgctggaggagcagatcATCATCGGAACGCCAGGCACCACCCTGGACTGGTGCTTCAAACAACGCATCCTGGACCTGACAAAGATCTCCTTGTTCGTGCTGGATGAGGCTGACATCATGATCGACACGCAGGGCCTCTCCTGTCAGAGCATCCGCATCCACAG ggctcttCCCAAGAGCTGCCAAGTGCTGCTGTTCTCAGCCACTTACAAGGAGCCCGTGCGAGCCTTTGCCCAACGGATCATCCCCGACCCCATCGTGATCAAGCTGCGGGAGGAGGAGCTCACCCTGAGCAACATCAGGCAGTACTTCATGGTGTGCCAGAGCTCAGATGAGCAGTACAAGGCCCTCTGCAACCTCTATGGCAGCTTCACCATCGGTCAGGTCATGGTCTTCTGCCAG ACCCGCAGGCTGGCAGACTGGCTGTCGGGGAAGATGAGCCGGGACGGGCACCAGGTGGCCATCCTGACAGCAGAGCTTACGGTGGTGCAGCGGGCCAACGTCATCCAGCGCTTCCGTGAGGGCAAGGAGAAGGTCCTGATCGCCACCAACGTCTGTGCCAGAG GCATTGATGTGCAGCAGGTGACCACGGTGGTGAACTTTGGGCTGCCCATGGATCAGGACGGCGAGCCGGATTTTGAGACCTACCTGCACCGCATTGGGAGGGCCGGGCGCTTCGGGCACCGCGGCATCGCCTTCAGCGTGGTGCAGAGAGAGACCGTGCGCCTGGTGCACAAGATCGAGGAGTATTTCC AGACCACAATCAAGCAGCTGGATCCGTACGACATGGACGAGCTGGAGAAGCTTGCAGctgagtga
- the DDX25 gene encoding ATP-dependent RNA helicase DDX25 isoform X4 — protein sequence MELLPFPVPLAELSLMNKLIHTSLVESQQHVEILQRDPSSPLFSIKTFEELPLKKELLQGVYMMGFNRPSKIQEQALPLMLAYPPQNLIAQSQSGTGKTAAFVLAMLSRASASEKYPQCLCLAPTYELALQIGQVVRTIGKFCTDIKVNYAVRGNRVLKGTVLEEQIIIGTPGTTLDWCFKQRILDLTKISLFVLDEADIMIDTQGLSCQSIRIHRALPKSCQVLLFSATYKEPVRAFAQRIIPDPIVIKLREEELTLSNIRQYFMVCQSSDEQYKALCNLYGSFTIGQVMVFCQTRRLADWLSGKMSRDGHQVAILTAELTVVQRANVIQRFREGKEKVLIATNVCARGIDVQQVTTVVNFGLPMDQDGEPDFETYLHRIGRAGRFGHRGIAFSVVQRETVRLVHKIEEYFQERRL from the exons atggaattgctgcctttcccagtgccGCTGGCTGAGCTGTCACTGATGAACAAGTTGATCCACACGTCCCTGGTGGAGTCCCAGCAGCACGTGGAGATCCTGCAGCGAGACCCCAGCTCCCCACTCTTTTCCATCAAGACCTTtgaggagctgcccct GAAGAAGGAGCTCTTGCAGGGGGTTTATATGATGGGCTTCAACAGACCATCCAAAATCCAGGAGCAGGCTCTGCCCCTCATGCTGGCTTACCC GCCCCAAAATCTGATTGCCCAGAGCCagtcagggacagggaaaacagcagcttttgtCTTGGCCATGTTGAGCAGAGCCAGTGCCAGCGAGAAATATCCGCAG tGCCTCTGCCTGGCTCCCACCTACGAGCTGGCTCTGCAGATCGGGCAGGTGGTGCGCACCATTGGGAAGTTCTGCACGGACATCAAGGTGAACTACGCTGTCCGGGGAAACCGAG TTCTGAAGGGCacagtgctggaggagcagatcATCATCGGAACGCCAGGCACCACCCTGGACTGGTGCTTCAAACAACGCATCCTGGACCTGACAAAGATCTCCTTGTTCGTGCTGGATGAGGCTGACATCATGATCGACACGCAGGGCCTCTCCTGTCAGAGCATCCGCATCCACAG ggctcttCCCAAGAGCTGCCAAGTGCTGCTGTTCTCAGCCACTTACAAGGAGCCCGTGCGAGCCTTTGCCCAACGGATCATCCCCGACCCCATCGTGATCAAGCTGCGGGAGGAGGAGCTCACCCTGAGCAACATCAGGCAGTACTTCATGGTGTGCCAGAGCTCAGATGAGCAGTACAAGGCCCTCTGCAACCTCTATGGCAGCTTCACCATCGGTCAGGTCATGGTCTTCTGCCAG ACCCGCAGGCTGGCAGACTGGCTGTCGGGGAAGATGAGCCGGGACGGGCACCAGGTGGCCATCCTGACAGCAGAGCTTACGGTGGTGCAGCGGGCCAACGTCATCCAGCGCTTCCGTGAGGGCAAGGAGAAGGTCCTGATCGCCACCAACGTCTGTGCCAGAG GCATTGATGTGCAGCAGGTGACCACGGTGGTGAACTTTGGGCTGCCCATGGATCAGGACGGCGAGCCGGATTTTGAGACCTACCTGCACCGCATTGGGAGGGCCGGGCGCTTCGGGCACCGCGGCATCGCCTTCAGCGTGGTGCAGAGAGAGACCGTGCGCCTGGTGCACAAGATCGAGGAGTATTTCC AGGAAAGAAGGTTATAG
- the DDX25 gene encoding ATP-dependent RNA helicase DDX25 isoform X1, with translation MELLPFPVPLAELSLMNKLIHTSLVESQQHVEILQRDPSSPLFSIKTFEELPLKKELLQGVYMMGFNRPSKIQEQALPLMLAYPPQNLIAQSQSGTGKTAAFVLAMLSRASASEKYPQCLCLAPTYELALQIGQVVRTIGKFCTDIKVNYAVRGNRVLKGTVLEEQIIIGTPGTTLDWCFKQRILDLTKISLFVLDEADIMIDTQGLSCQSIRIHRALPKSCQVLLFSATYKEPVRAFAQRIIPDPIVIKLREEELTLSNIRQYFMVCQSSDEQYKALCNLYGSFTIGQVMVFCQTRRLADWLSGKMSRDGHQVAILTAELTVVQRANVIQRFREGKEKVLIATNVCARGIDVQQVTTVVNFGLPMDQDGEPDFETYLHRIGRAGRFGHRGIAFSVVQRETVRLVHKIEEYFRTPSIRPGCTELHPAWPSTLPGIISCWQIVLVRLLLSTGPISLGTGIFSAFPCKCLSQGTWCPSSAQPWLWERRWQLWKSFLSGN, from the exons atggaattgctgcctttcccagtgccGCTGGCTGAGCTGTCACTGATGAACAAGTTGATCCACACGTCCCTGGTGGAGTCCCAGCAGCACGTGGAGATCCTGCAGCGAGACCCCAGCTCCCCACTCTTTTCCATCAAGACCTTtgaggagctgcccct GAAGAAGGAGCTCTTGCAGGGGGTTTATATGATGGGCTTCAACAGACCATCCAAAATCCAGGAGCAGGCTCTGCCCCTCATGCTGGCTTACCC GCCCCAAAATCTGATTGCCCAGAGCCagtcagggacagggaaaacagcagcttttgtCTTGGCCATGTTGAGCAGAGCCAGTGCCAGCGAGAAATATCCGCAG tGCCTCTGCCTGGCTCCCACCTACGAGCTGGCTCTGCAGATCGGGCAGGTGGTGCGCACCATTGGGAAGTTCTGCACGGACATCAAGGTGAACTACGCTGTCCGGGGAAACCGAG TTCTGAAGGGCacagtgctggaggagcagatcATCATCGGAACGCCAGGCACCACCCTGGACTGGTGCTTCAAACAACGCATCCTGGACCTGACAAAGATCTCCTTGTTCGTGCTGGATGAGGCTGACATCATGATCGACACGCAGGGCCTCTCCTGTCAGAGCATCCGCATCCACAG ggctcttCCCAAGAGCTGCCAAGTGCTGCTGTTCTCAGCCACTTACAAGGAGCCCGTGCGAGCCTTTGCCCAACGGATCATCCCCGACCCCATCGTGATCAAGCTGCGGGAGGAGGAGCTCACCCTGAGCAACATCAGGCAGTACTTCATGGTGTGCCAGAGCTCAGATGAGCAGTACAAGGCCCTCTGCAACCTCTATGGCAGCTTCACCATCGGTCAGGTCATGGTCTTCTGCCAG ACCCGCAGGCTGGCAGACTGGCTGTCGGGGAAGATGAGCCGGGACGGGCACCAGGTGGCCATCCTGACAGCAGAGCTTACGGTGGTGCAGCGGGCCAACGTCATCCAGCGCTTCCGTGAGGGCAAGGAGAAGGTCCTGATCGCCACCAACGTCTGTGCCAGAG GCATTGATGTGCAGCAGGTGACCACGGTGGTGAACTTTGGGCTGCCCATGGATCAGGACGGCGAGCCGGATTTTGAGACCTACCTGCACCGCATTGGGAGGGCCGGGCGCTTCGGGCACCGCGGCATCGCCTTCAGCGTGGTGCAGAGAGAGACCGTGCGCCTGGTGCACAAGATCGAGGAGTATTTCC ggacaccttccattagaccaggttgcacagagctccatccagcttggccttcaacacttccagggattaTTTCCTGTTGGCAAATAGTCCTTGtcaggctgctcctctccacagGACCCATCTCACTGGGAACAG gcattttttctgcctttccttgcaAGTGCTTGTCCCAGGGGACCTGgtgccccagctcagctcagccctggctgtgggagaggaggtggcagctgtggaaATCTTTCCTGAGTGGAAATTGA
- the DDX25 gene encoding ATP-dependent RNA helicase DDX25 isoform X2 yields MNKLIHTSLVESQQHVEILQRDPSSPLFSIKTFEELPLKKELLQGVYMMGFNRPSKIQEQALPLMLAYPPQNLIAQSQSGTGKTAAFVLAMLSRASASEKYPQCLCLAPTYELALQIGQVVRTIGKFCTDIKVNYAVRGNRVLKGTVLEEQIIIGTPGTTLDWCFKQRILDLTKISLFVLDEADIMIDTQGLSCQSIRIHRALPKSCQVLLFSATYKEPVRAFAQRIIPDPIVIKLREEELTLSNIRQYFMVCQSSDEQYKALCNLYGSFTIGQVMVFCQTRRLADWLSGKMSRDGHQVAILTAELTVVQRANVIQRFREGKEKVLIATNVCARGIDVQQVTTVVNFGLPMDQDGEPDFETYLHRIGRAGRFGHRGIAFSVVQRETVRLVHKIEEYFRTPSIRPGCTELHPAWPSTLPGIISCWQIVLVRLLLSTGPISLGTGIFSAFPCKCLSQGTWCPSSAQPWLWERRWQLWKSFLSGN; encoded by the exons ATGAACAAGTTGATCCACACGTCCCTGGTGGAGTCCCAGCAGCACGTGGAGATCCTGCAGCGAGACCCCAGCTCCCCACTCTTTTCCATCAAGACCTTtgaggagctgcccct GAAGAAGGAGCTCTTGCAGGGGGTTTATATGATGGGCTTCAACAGACCATCCAAAATCCAGGAGCAGGCTCTGCCCCTCATGCTGGCTTACCC GCCCCAAAATCTGATTGCCCAGAGCCagtcagggacagggaaaacagcagcttttgtCTTGGCCATGTTGAGCAGAGCCAGTGCCAGCGAGAAATATCCGCAG tGCCTCTGCCTGGCTCCCACCTACGAGCTGGCTCTGCAGATCGGGCAGGTGGTGCGCACCATTGGGAAGTTCTGCACGGACATCAAGGTGAACTACGCTGTCCGGGGAAACCGAG TTCTGAAGGGCacagtgctggaggagcagatcATCATCGGAACGCCAGGCACCACCCTGGACTGGTGCTTCAAACAACGCATCCTGGACCTGACAAAGATCTCCTTGTTCGTGCTGGATGAGGCTGACATCATGATCGACACGCAGGGCCTCTCCTGTCAGAGCATCCGCATCCACAG ggctcttCCCAAGAGCTGCCAAGTGCTGCTGTTCTCAGCCACTTACAAGGAGCCCGTGCGAGCCTTTGCCCAACGGATCATCCCCGACCCCATCGTGATCAAGCTGCGGGAGGAGGAGCTCACCCTGAGCAACATCAGGCAGTACTTCATGGTGTGCCAGAGCTCAGATGAGCAGTACAAGGCCCTCTGCAACCTCTATGGCAGCTTCACCATCGGTCAGGTCATGGTCTTCTGCCAG ACCCGCAGGCTGGCAGACTGGCTGTCGGGGAAGATGAGCCGGGACGGGCACCAGGTGGCCATCCTGACAGCAGAGCTTACGGTGGTGCAGCGGGCCAACGTCATCCAGCGCTTCCGTGAGGGCAAGGAGAAGGTCCTGATCGCCACCAACGTCTGTGCCAGAG GCATTGATGTGCAGCAGGTGACCACGGTGGTGAACTTTGGGCTGCCCATGGATCAGGACGGCGAGCCGGATTTTGAGACCTACCTGCACCGCATTGGGAGGGCCGGGCGCTTCGGGCACCGCGGCATCGCCTTCAGCGTGGTGCAGAGAGAGACCGTGCGCCTGGTGCACAAGATCGAGGAGTATTTCC ggacaccttccattagaccaggttgcacagagctccatccagcttggccttcaacacttccagggattaTTTCCTGTTGGCAAATAGTCCTTGtcaggctgctcctctccacagGACCCATCTCACTGGGAACAG gcattttttctgcctttccttgcaAGTGCTTGTCCCAGGGGACCTGgtgccccagctcagctcagccctggctgtgggagaggaggtggcagctgtggaaATCTTTCCTGAGTGGAAATTGA